From a region of the Apibacter sp. B3706 genome:
- a CDS encoding FtsB family cell division protein has product MEKKGNKSSDKKSIFGKHWYSSIYLILSIIFIIWMLFFDTNSYLTHKELNNEISKLKHEKEYYKSKLDSENIQYKNLKNNKDAREKYARENYFFKKNNEDIFIMVTKDDSITPKSNP; this is encoded by the coding sequence ATGGAAAAAAAAGGCAATAAATCGTCAGATAAAAAATCTATCTTCGGTAAACATTGGTATTCCAGTATTTACTTAATACTTTCCATTATATTTATAATTTGGATGCTTTTTTTTGATACAAATTCTTATTTAACTCATAAAGAATTAAATAATGAAATTTCCAAATTAAAACACGAAAAAGAATATTATAAAAGTAAATTAGATTCTGAAAATATTCAGTATAAAAATTTAAAAAATAATAAAGATGCTCGAGAAAAATATGCTCGAGAAAATTATTTTTTTAAAAAAAATAATGAAGATATTTTCATCATGGTAACGAAAGATGATTCTATAACGCCAAAATCTAACCCTTAA
- the udk gene encoding uridine kinase — protein sequence MLTIGIAGGTGSGKTTVVNNILNQLDSNSVNVLTQDNYYHYNPELSFDERELLNYDHPRAIDFDLLIDHVKKLKAGQAIEEPLYSFITHSRTEDVTIIQPKEILIVEGILVLTNPELRKEFDVKVYVNVDSDERLIRRIRRDIQERGRDLEEVLSRYQSTLKPMHEEFIQPSMAYADIIIPTMKKNTVAIDVLSTVIQNTLKNRSN from the coding sequence ATGTTAACCATTGGTATTGCCGGAGGAACTGGTTCCGGAAAAACAACCGTTGTAAACAACATCCTTAATCAATTGGATTCCAACAGTGTAAATGTACTCACTCAAGACAATTATTATCATTACAATCCTGAGTTGTCATTTGATGAGCGTGAACTGTTAAATTACGATCATCCGAGAGCTATTGATTTTGATTTATTAATCGACCATGTAAAAAAGTTAAAAGCGGGGCAAGCTATTGAAGAGCCTCTTTATTCTTTTATAACCCATTCCAGAACGGAAGATGTTACGATTATTCAACCTAAAGAAATCCTTATTGTTGAAGGAATATTAGTATTGACAAATCCTGAATTAAGAAAAGAATTTGATGTTAAAGTATATGTCAATGTTGATTCTGACGAAAGATTAATTAGAAGAATCAGAAGAGATATTCAAGAAAGAGGCAGAGATTTGGAAGAAGTATTGAGTAGGTATCAATCTACTTTAAAACCGATGCATGAAGAATTTATACAACCCTCTATGGCTTATGCTGACATTATAATTCCAACAATGAAAAAAAATACTGTTGCAATTGATGTATTAAGTACGGTAATACAAAATACTTTAAAAAATCGTTCTAACTAA
- a CDS encoding YARHG domain-containing protein, producing MKKVFLGVMVCIPIFFIAQKKTIYSQSGMRVDPSLVDEKVGDSVTKINTVFHFKNDTKNYFIKILNLDGKTYAQGISEFIKLDFNSRKGGDLHRKVQKLTNIKIEDGNFISDQVKASFIFLKEKDKSHNEGNSKIKLMVCTKDKIGNRNCRINDDEVILTPQEFPGKYPQTAFTRLGIEDLKDKKPKELELMKNEIFARYGYRFSNPDDVKYFYKQDWYEPIVDNKNIELNDLESDNVAMIDLFKKLITYKDINKKAYSHIIPIETTSNTLYDQKALKSIQYIVKDSLYGKKCKLTEFNKQGIALFQHDCVDKKDVYVNYFYNDFLIQHIDDLNDTFYYYNENGLPYKSVKLDYTNQTTEEAYFDYDANENITKKNIYQNNDFNSSVLYEYDEEGNLKKEYFKDDDGSEHMVTEYIYDDENLLTGYIKDKDLHCDYTYNKFNDVILETKCYKIVDDIENIKQRTDVKVLVTNRGKDNRLLSVIFNEKDSRNSSLNMIEVKYNN from the coding sequence ATGAAAAAAGTATTTTTAGGTGTAATGGTATGTATACCTATTTTTTTTATTGCACAAAAAAAAACAATTTATTCGCAAAGTGGAATGAGAGTTGATCCCTCCTTAGTCGATGAGAAAGTGGGAGATAGTGTTACTAAAATAAATACCGTTTTTCATTTCAAGAATGATACAAAAAATTACTTCATTAAAATTTTAAATCTAGACGGTAAAACATATGCACAGGGAATAAGTGAGTTTATTAAACTAGATTTTAACAGCAGAAAAGGGGGCGATTTACACCGTAAAGTACAAAAATTAACCAACATCAAGATTGAAGACGGTAATTTTATTTCAGATCAGGTCAAAGCATCTTTTATATTTTTAAAAGAAAAGGATAAATCTCACAACGAAGGTAATTCGAAAATTAAATTAATGGTTTGTACCAAAGATAAAATCGGAAACAGGAATTGTCGTATTAATGATGATGAAGTTATCTTAACCCCTCAAGAATTTCCCGGAAAATATCCGCAAACTGCTTTTACTCGTTTAGGTATTGAAGATTTAAAAGATAAAAAACCGAAAGAGTTGGAATTGATGAAAAATGAAATTTTTGCTAGATACGGATATCGTTTTTCAAATCCGGATGATGTAAAATATTTTTACAAACAAGATTGGTATGAACCGATTGTTGATAATAAAAATATTGAATTAAATGATTTGGAATCCGATAATGTAGCTATGATTGATTTATTCAAAAAATTAATTACTTATAAAGATATTAATAAGAAAGCGTACAGTCATATTATTCCCATAGAAACTACCAGTAACACTTTATATGATCAAAAGGCTCTAAAAAGTATTCAATATATTGTTAAAGATAGTCTTTACGGTAAAAAATGTAAATTAACAGAATTTAATAAACAGGGTATTGCTTTGTTTCAGCACGATTGTGTGGATAAGAAAGATGTGTATGTAAATTATTTTTATAACGATTTTCTTATACAGCACATAGATGATTTAAATGATACCTTTTATTATTATAATGAAAATGGATTACCTTATAAATCTGTGAAACTCGACTATACTAATCAAACTACCGAAGAAGCCTATTTTGATTATGATGCAAATGAGAATATAACTAAAAAGAATATCTATCAAAATAATGATTTTAACAGCTCCGTTTTATATGAATACGATGAGGAAGGAAATCTTAAAAAAGAATATTTTAAAGATGATGATGGATCAGAACATATGGTTACAGAATATATTTATGATGACGAAAATTTATTGACGGGATATATTAAGGATAAAGACCTTCATTGTGATTATACTTATAATAAATTTAATGATGTAATTTTGGAAACCAAATGTTATAAAATAGTTGATGATATTGAAAACATCAAACAACGAACGGATGTTAAGGTATTAGTGACTAACAGGGGCAAAGACAATCGATTGCTTTCGGTAATATTTAATGAAAAAGACAGCAGAAATTCATCATTAAATATGATTGAAGTTAAATATAACAACTAG
- the rpoN gene encoding RNA polymerase factor sigma-54, producing the protein MLKQDLRLKQLLKLSPQQIQLMKLVQLPTLAFEEVVKQEIEENPALEDNSNEDYYDSADSFDSEKEYDDSADNEIIEAPDINIDDYLSDDEVPSYRVQSNNYSDDDDDKELPYAQYESFQEHICSQLHTFRLTENEEEIADFIVGNLDDDGYLRRDLSSIVDDLAFTQGIYTDVPTIEKLLTNYIQRLDPTGIGARDLRECLLLQLRAKNPSESTELAYKIINEMFDAFTKKHYSKIQQKFSISEEKLKCAVNEIERLNPKPGKAFTNNSKNTEQIIPDFTIRIVNGDLELTLNGRNAPELKISREYSEMLDTYKNTEHKSREQKDAVMFVKQKLDSAKWFIDAVKQRQQTLYVTMKSIMDYQKEYFLTGDEEQIKPMILKDIAEITGLDISTISRVANSKYVNTPYGTLLIKDLFSESLTNSEGDEVSTREIKTILQEVIENEDTKKPLTDDNLMKILNDKGYNIARRTIAKYRDQLNIPVARLRKKI; encoded by the coding sequence ATGTTAAAACAGGATTTAAGACTAAAACAACTTTTAAAACTATCTCCTCAGCAAATTCAGCTAATGAAACTAGTTCAGCTTCCCACCCTTGCATTTGAGGAAGTAGTAAAACAAGAAATCGAAGAAAATCCTGCCTTGGAAGATAATTCTAATGAAGATTATTATGATTCTGCTGATTCCTTTGATTCCGAAAAAGAATATGATGATTCCGCAGACAATGAGATTATTGAAGCTCCGGATATAAATATCGATGATTATCTAAGTGATGATGAAGTTCCCAGCTATCGGGTACAATCCAATAATTACAGCGATGACGATGATGATAAAGAGTTACCCTATGCTCAATATGAATCATTTCAAGAACATATATGCTCTCAATTACACACATTTAGATTAACGGAAAATGAAGAAGAAATAGCCGATTTTATCGTCGGAAATCTAGACGATGATGGCTATTTACGAAGAGATTTATCATCCATCGTGGATGATTTGGCTTTTACCCAAGGAATTTATACTGATGTTCCGACTATTGAAAAACTGTTAACTAATTATATTCAAAGATTAGATCCTACCGGTATTGGAGCCAGAGACCTCAGAGAATGTCTGTTATTGCAACTCAGAGCAAAAAATCCTTCAGAATCCACGGAACTGGCTTACAAGATTATTAATGAAATGTTTGATGCTTTTACAAAAAAGCATTACAGTAAAATACAGCAAAAATTTTCCATTTCTGAAGAAAAGCTTAAATGCGCGGTGAATGAAATTGAACGCTTGAACCCTAAACCGGGAAAAGCTTTTACCAACAATTCAAAAAATACGGAACAAATTATTCCTGATTTTACAATTAGAATTGTAAACGGAGATTTGGAATTGACGCTCAATGGTAGGAATGCTCCTGAATTAAAAATTTCCAGAGAATATTCTGAAATGTTGGATACATATAAAAATACCGAACATAAGTCGAGAGAGCAAAAAGATGCGGTAATGTTTGTTAAACAAAAGTTAGATTCTGCTAAATGGTTTATCGATGCAGTTAAACAACGTCAACAAACCTTGTATGTTACCATGAAATCAATTATGGATTATCAGAAGGAATATTTTTTGACGGGAGATGAAGAACAAATTAAACCAATGATTTTGAAAGATATTGCCGAAATCACCGGTTTAGATATATCCACTATCTCAAGGGTTGCCAACAGTAAATATGTGAATACTCCGTATGGAACTTTGCTTATAAAAGATTTATTTTCTGAAAGTCTTACCAATTCAGAGGGCGATGAAGTTTCCACACGGGAAATTAAAACCATCTTACAAGAAGTCATTGAAAATGAAGACACTAAAAAACCTCTTACCGATGATAACTTGATGAAAATACTTAATGATAAAGGATATAATATAGCAAGAAGAACCATTGCAAAATATAGAGATCAACTCAATATTCCTGTAGCAAGATTAAGAAAAAAAATATAA
- a CDS encoding AI-2E family transporter gives MNYKDISKGIISAVSIIALTVLLFFLLWKIRFVLGYIFVAFAFSLMGRPLMNFLSEKVRISNTISACITLLIMVGTLLTFLSFVIPLAIEQAGNLSLLDTDKLQNSITEQVKLIDEALRSKHIYLFEDNYAQLFTSKFNFKIHMDTLQSGFSILAELGISIFSVTFITFFFLREKDLFNRMIIGAAPTNDIKKVIQVLSNIKDLLTRYFLGLCLQICSMFLLYLAILGGFNIKDMVIIAMFCAFCNLIPYLGPLLGFFIINLLSMSSMFSLGMDFNTQIIPTIFWISILYLIAQLIDNAIFQPLIYAKSVKSHPLEIFLVMLIFGILFGAIGVTFAIPGYTVLRVVMKSFFNRFKIVQAITKNL, from the coding sequence ATGAATTACAAAGATATTAGTAAAGGTATAATTAGCGCTGTATCCATTATTGCACTTACAGTTCTTTTATTTTTTTTATTATGGAAAATTCGATTTGTTTTAGGTTATATTTTTGTTGCATTTGCCTTTTCTTTAATGGGAAGACCTTTAATGAATTTTCTAAGTGAAAAAGTTCGAATATCTAATACCATTTCTGCTTGTATCACTCTATTAATTATGGTAGGTACTCTTCTTACTTTTTTAAGCTTTGTAATTCCTTTAGCCATCGAACAAGCCGGAAATTTATCTTTGTTGGATACAGATAAATTACAAAATTCAATAACAGAACAAGTAAAATTAATTGATGAAGCCTTACGAAGCAAGCATATCTATTTATTTGAAGATAATTATGCACAATTATTTACTTCAAAGTTTAATTTTAAAATACATATGGATACGCTGCAAAGTGGATTTTCGATTTTAGCTGAATTAGGTATTTCTATATTTTCTGTAACATTTATTACTTTTTTCTTTTTAAGAGAAAAAGACTTATTTAACAGAATGATCATTGGTGCTGCTCCAACCAATGACATAAAAAAAGTCATTCAGGTGCTCTCTAATATTAAAGATTTATTAACCAGGTATTTTCTTGGATTGTGTTTACAAATATGTTCTATGTTTTTACTTTACTTAGCTATTTTAGGCGGATTTAACATTAAAGATATGGTAATAATAGCTATGTTTTGTGCATTTTGTAACCTTATACCTTATTTAGGACCTTTGCTTGGTTTTTTTATTATCAATTTGCTCAGCATGAGCAGTATGTTTTCCTTAGGTATGGACTTTAATACTCAAATTATACCTACCATATTTTGGATCAGTATTTTATATTTAATTGCCCAATTAATTGATAATGCGATTTTTCAACCTTTAATTTATGCTAAAAGTGTCAAATCTCATCCATTGGAAATTTTTTTAGTTATGCTAATCTTCGGTATTTTATTTGGTGCTATCGGTGTTACTTTCGCAATTCCCGGTTATACGGTATTAAGAGTCGTTATGAAAAGCTTCTTCAACCGTTTTAAAATTGTACAAGCCATTACAAAAAATTTGTAG
- a CDS encoding dihydroorotate oxidase, producing the protein MISLETTISNKKFSNCLMNASGVKCMTLEELSNMKNSGSGTWITKSCTLSPREGNPSPRYVDLKLGSINSMGLPNLGFEFYLDYVLNEHKEGNDNLFFSVAGLTLEDNIEMLNQIEKSDFQGLVELNLSCPNIPGKPQTGYDFERTEEVLNKVFSFYTKPLGVKLPPYFDMVHFEMVADILNKYPIQFVTCINSIGNALYIEDESVVIKPKGGFGGIGGAYVKPTALANVRMFYKLLRKDISIIGCGGVETGRDVFEHILCGASMVQVGTQLMKDDTKIFSKLSSELKEIMKTKNYTTLSDFKGMLKEL; encoded by the coding sequence ATGATATCTTTAGAAACAACCATTTCCAATAAAAAATTCAGTAACTGTTTGATGAATGCATCGGGTGTAAAATGTATGACGTTAGAAGAGTTATCGAACATGAAAAACTCAGGATCAGGAACTTGGATAACTAAAAGTTGTACCCTATCTCCTAGAGAAGGTAACCCGTCTCCTAGATATGTTGATTTAAAATTAGGAAGTATTAATTCGATGGGATTACCAAATTTAGGTTTTGAATTTTATCTTGATTATGTTCTTAATGAACACAAAGAAGGAAATGATAACTTATTTTTTTCAGTTGCCGGTTTAACGTTAGAAGATAATATAGAAATGTTGAACCAAATTGAAAAGTCTGATTTTCAAGGTTTGGTTGAATTAAATTTATCTTGCCCAAATATACCGGGAAAACCACAAACGGGTTATGATTTTGAAAGAACTGAAGAAGTTTTGAATAAGGTATTTTCATTTTATACAAAACCTTTAGGGGTTAAGCTTCCTCCATACTTTGATATGGTACATTTTGAAATGGTTGCCGATATTTTAAATAAATACCCGATTCAATTTGTAACCTGCATCAATAGTATCGGAAATGCCTTGTATATTGAAGATGAATCCGTTGTTATAAAACCTAAAGGAGGATTTGGAGGAATTGGAGGAGCTTATGTAAAACCTACTGCTTTAGCTAATGTTAGAATGTTTTATAAATTATTAAGAAAAGATATTTCTATTATCGGATGTGGAGGGGTTGAAACCGGTAGAGATGTTTTTGAACACATATTATGCGGGGCTTCCATGGTTCAGGTTGGTACACAGTTAATGAAAGACGATACTAAAATTTTTTCCAAATTATCTTCTGAATTAAAAGAAATTATGAAAACCAAAAATTACACTACATTATCCGATTTTAAAGGTATGCTTAAAGAACTTTAA
- a CDS encoding serine hydrolase domain-containing protein, with translation MYKKIIYIISLISLFNTTFTNCKKSNYEVNKSVQNKKPSIPGYYNINFDSIFTKKDNYSPEDDTIVYQLNKYFTHVWKSKNLSGGILVARGNTILLEKYNGYSNWEDKTLISPQTSLHVASVSKILTSLAVLKLVEAHKINLDQKVNTILTDFPYSDITIHDLLTHRSGLPEYTHLVDLINTWDKRKKMSNEDVLDLFSTHTPLLQYKPNTHFSYSNSNFALLALIVEKTTNMSFPEVINTMIFTPLGMKHSYILQEKDLKKANLSYYPDGRPYKFNHLDLVYGDKNVYTTPEDLFRLSQAMFAPNFLRKDLLDQMYTPYSNEIPNIKNYGLGMRLMVFKNGKKLIYHTGWWHGSNAIFIHLVDEKVTIIAIGNKYSNMIYSAIRLAPLFGDYPLPNMNKYKYD, from the coding sequence ATGTATAAAAAAATTATATATATTATATCATTAATAAGCCTTTTTAATACAACCTTTACCAATTGCAAAAAATCAAATTACGAAGTAAATAAAAGTGTTCAGAATAAAAAACCTTCAATTCCCGGATATTACAATATAAATTTTGATTCTATATTTACTAAAAAGGATAATTATTCTCCGGAAGACGATACCATTGTATATCAGTTGAATAAATATTTCACTCATGTCTGGAAATCAAAAAATTTAAGCGGTGGTATTTTAGTCGCTAGAGGCAACACCATACTGTTAGAAAAATATAATGGATATTCCAATTGGGAAGATAAAACATTAATATCACCCCAAACCTCTCTGCATGTGGCTTCTGTAAGCAAAATTTTAACTTCTTTAGCTGTATTGAAATTAGTTGAAGCTCACAAGATAAATTTAGATCAGAAAGTAAATACCATACTTACCGATTTTCCCTATTCGGATATAACCATACATGATTTATTGACACATCGAAGCGGTCTTCCGGAATATACTCATTTGGTTGATTTGATTAACACTTGGGATAAAAGAAAGAAAATGTCCAATGAAGATGTTTTAGATTTATTTTCAACTCATACTCCATTATTACAATATAAACCGAATACTCATTTTTCATACTCAAATTCTAATTTTGCTCTGTTAGCCTTAATTGTAGAGAAAACGACCAACATGTCTTTTCCGGAAGTCATAAATACAATGATATTTACCCCTTTGGGAATGAAACATTCGTATATACTTCAAGAAAAGGATTTAAAAAAAGCTAATCTATCCTACTATCCTGACGGCAGACCCTATAAATTCAATCACCTGGATTTAGTTTACGGAGATAAAAACGTTTATACCACTCCTGAAGATCTGTTCCGATTAAGTCAGGCCATGTTTGCTCCAAATTTTTTACGAAAAGACTTATTAGATCAAATGTACACTCCGTACAGTAATGAAATACCTAATATTAAAAATTACGGATTGGGTATGCGATTAATGGTATTTAAAAACGGCAAAAAATTAATCTACCATACCGGATGGTGGCATGGAAGCAATGCCATATTTATACATCTTGTGGATGAGAAAGTTACTATTATAGCCATTGGAAATAAATATTCAAATATGATCTATTCGGCTATTCGTTTAGCACCTTTATTCGGCGATTACCCTTTACCAAATATGAATAAATATAAGTACGATTAA
- a CDS encoding thymidylate synthase, whose protein sequence is MQVYLELLQHILDKGTRKQDRTGTGTISTFGYQMRFDLQKGFPLVTTKKLHLRSIIYELLWFLKGDTNIKYLNEHKVRIWNEWADENGDLGPVYGHQWRSWGAPNGKHIDQISEIIDQIKNNPDSRRIIVSAWNVADIPQMALAPCHALFQFYVADGKLSLQLYQRSADVFLGVPFNIASYCLLLHMVAQVCNLKVGEFIHTFGDVHIYNNHIDQVNLQLTREPRPLPSLHLNPDRKDIFSFQYEDFSIDGYDPHPHIKAEVAV, encoded by the coding sequence ATGCAGGTCTATTTAGAACTTTTACAACATATATTAGATAAAGGAACTCGTAAACAAGATCGAACCGGAACGGGTACAATAAGTACTTTCGGATATCAAATGCGATTTGATTTACAAAAAGGATTTCCTCTTGTTACGACTAAAAAGCTCCATTTACGATCCATCATTTACGAATTACTTTGGTTTTTAAAAGGAGATACCAATATTAAGTATTTAAACGAACATAAAGTTCGTATATGGAATGAGTGGGCAGATGAAAATGGAGATTTAGGTCCAGTTTACGGGCATCAATGGAGAAGCTGGGGGGCTCCGAATGGAAAACATATCGACCAGATCTCGGAAATCATCGATCAAATTAAAAATAATCCGGATTCTCGTAGAATTATTGTCTCAGCTTGGAATGTAGCAGATATTCCTCAAATGGCCCTTGCACCTTGTCATGCACTTTTTCAATTTTATGTGGCTGACGGAAAGTTATCTTTACAGTTGTATCAAAGAAGTGCAGATGTTTTTCTTGGCGTGCCTTTTAATATTGCCTCTTATTGTTTGCTGTTACATATGGTGGCTCAAGTATGTAATTTAAAAGTGGGAGAATTTATACATACCTTCGGGGACGTTCACATTTATAATAACCATATTGATCAGGTAAATCTTCAATTAACGCGTGAGCCTCGACCGCTTCCATCATTGCATCTCAATCCTGATAGGAAAGATATTTTCAGTTTTCAATACGAAGATTTTTCCATTGATGGCTATGATCCTCATCCTCATATTAAAGCAGAAGTAGCTGTTTAA
- a CDS encoding class I SAM-dependent methyltransferase: MINTHLLHKEVQEYITNHLNSNISELRFKKSPFTGISSLELIQQIQGKKISQKKFPFLYENNEIIYPPHINLEQASSQSTALFKQSIINGKTGIDLTGGTGIDSFFLSEHTNEFYYVEPNLDLLEIVKHNFTVLGKKNVNFINKTAEEFISSNSTHFDFIYLDPSRRDENKNKKIDLKDLFPNILNLKDTLFKFSNSIFIKLSPLLDLQRAIDQLPISKIYIVSVKNETKELIVQLNPKDKLNLSNPYVHCINLESEQPDFCYFWQEEKISPVPSYSIPKSYLYIPNSSLLKSGAFKQLGIKFTIDKLHSNSHMYTSENKIENFPGRTFILIDKNFNPKKTSQKQFNIISRNYPLKPEEIKKKYKLVDGGTKYLIFTRSLQGNICMLAESI; encoded by the coding sequence GTGATAAATACTCATTTACTACATAAAGAAGTTCAAGAATATATAACCAACCACCTAAATTCTAATATATCGGAATTAAGGTTTAAAAAATCTCCTTTTACGGGGATCTCTTCTCTTGAATTAATTCAACAAATTCAAGGAAAGAAAATTTCTCAAAAAAAATTTCCATTTCTTTATGAGAATAATGAGATCATATACCCTCCGCATATTAACCTTGAACAAGCTTCATCTCAAAGTACGGCATTATTTAAACAATCAATTATAAACGGTAAAACCGGTATTGATTTAACAGGCGGTACGGGTATTGATAGTTTTTTTCTCTCGGAGCATACCAATGAATTTTATTATGTCGAGCCGAATCTCGATCTCCTGGAAATAGTAAAACATAATTTTACAGTACTTGGTAAAAAAAATGTGAACTTTATAAACAAAACCGCCGAGGAATTTATTTCTTCTAATTCTACACATTTCGATTTTATTTATTTAGATCCATCCAGACGTGATGAAAATAAAAATAAAAAAATTGATTTAAAAGATCTATTCCCTAATATATTAAACTTAAAAGATACATTATTTAAATTTTCGAATTCCATTTTTATTAAGCTTTCTCCTCTTCTTGATCTTCAAAGAGCAATTGATCAATTACCGATTTCAAAAATTTATATTGTGTCTGTTAAAAATGAAACCAAAGAATTAATAGTGCAATTGAATCCTAAGGATAAGTTAAACCTCTCCAATCCTTATGTACATTGTATCAATCTGGAATCAGAACAGCCTGATTTTTGTTATTTTTGGCAAGAGGAAAAAATATCTCCAGTTCCCTCCTATTCCATTCCAAAATCGTACCTATATATACCCAATTCATCCCTATTAAAATCAGGAGCCTTTAAACAATTAGGTATTAAATTTACTATTGATAAATTACATTCCAATTCCCATATGTACACTTCAGAAAACAAAATTGAAAATTTTCCGGGCCGTACTTTCATACTTATTGACAAAAATTTTAATCCTAAAAAAACTAGTCAAAAACAATTTAATATAATCAGTAGAAATTATCCGTTAAAACCTGAAGAAATTAAGAAAAAATATAAGCTTGTTGATGGCGGAACTAAGTATTTAATTTTTACACGTTCTTTACAAGGAAATATTTGCATGCTGGCAGAAAGTATCTAG
- the asnS gene encoding asparagine--tRNA ligase, giving the protein MNDYSIKELLAKGKKALQEEVVIRGWVRSFRSNQFIALNDGSGQNNVQIIINYNDFDTETLKQITTASSLYVEGKVTESKGAGQEIEVVANTIKIYGYANPEDVQETILQPKRHSLEKLREQAHLRFRTNTFAAVMRVRNALSFAIHQYFNKNGFCYINTPIITGSDAEGAGEMFTVTNFNLDNLPKNDEGNTDFTQDFFGKKTNLTVSGQLEAETAAMGLGKVYTFGPTFRAENSNTTRHLAEFWMVEPEVAFYDLDQDMDLAEDFLKYCIQYAVDNCKEDLEFLNKRFEEEQKQKPKEEKSDQNLLEKLDFVLNNKFIRLSYTEAIDILKHSKPNQKKKFKYLIDEWGADLQSEHERYLVEKHFKSPVVLYDYPAKIKAFYMRLNDDHKTVRAMDVLFPGIGEIIGGSQREERIDILKQKMKDMNVDEKELWWYLDTRKFGTVPHSGFGLGLERLVLFVTGMSNIRDVIPFPRTPKNAEF; this is encoded by the coding sequence ATGAACGATTACAGTATTAAAGAATTGTTAGCTAAAGGAAAAAAAGCTTTACAGGAAGAAGTAGTAATTAGAGGATGGGTGCGATCTTTTCGTTCCAATCAATTTATTGCTCTTAATGATGGTTCGGGGCAAAATAATGTTCAAATAATAATCAATTACAACGATTTTGATACTGAAACTTTAAAACAAATTACAACAGCATCTTCTCTTTATGTTGAAGGAAAAGTTACTGAAAGCAAAGGAGCGGGACAAGAGATTGAAGTCGTTGCCAATACAATAAAAATTTACGGATATGCAAATCCTGAAGATGTTCAGGAAACTATCTTACAGCCAAAAAGACATTCATTGGAAAAATTGAGAGAGCAAGCACATCTTCGTTTTCGCACCAATACCTTTGCTGCGGTAATGAGGGTTAGAAATGCTTTAAGTTTTGCCATTCACCAATATTTTAATAAAAATGGATTTTGCTATATCAATACTCCTATAATTACCGGGTCAGATGCTGAAGGCGCGGGAGAAATGTTTACCGTTACCAATTTCAATTTAGATAATCTTCCTAAAAATGACGAGGGAAACACAGATTTTACTCAAGATTTCTTTGGAAAAAAGACCAATCTGACCGTTTCAGGACAATTGGAAGCTGAAACTGCTGCTATGGGTCTAGGAAAAGTTTATACATTCGGTCCTACTTTTCGGGCTGAAAATTCAAATACCACTCGACATTTAGCAGAATTTTGGATGGTTGAACCGGAAGTTGCTTTTTATGATTTGGATCAAGATATGGATCTTGCAGAAGATTTTCTAAAATATTGCATCCAATATGCTGTTGATAATTGTAAAGAAGATTTGGAATTTCTAAACAAACGATTTGAAGAAGAGCAAAAACAAAAACCGAAAGAAGAAAAATCGGATCAAAATTTACTTGAAAAATTAGATTTCGTATTAAATAATAAATTTATCAGGCTTAGCTACACGGAAGCTATTGATATTCTTAAACATTCGAAACCGAATCAAAAGAAGAAATTCAAATATCTTATTGATGAATGGGGAGCAGATTTACAATCTGAACATGAAAGATATTTAGTTGAAAAACATTTTAAAAGTCCGGTAGTGTTATATGATTATCCGGCAAAAATAAAAGCTTTCTACATGCGTTTAAATGACGATCATAAAACCGTACGTGCTATGGACGTTCTCTTTCCGGGTATTGGTGAAATCATTGGAGGATCACAAAGAGAAGAAAGAATTGATATTTTAAAACAAAAAATGAAGGATATGAATGTTGACGAAAAGGAATTATGGTGGTATTTAGATACACGTAAATTCGGTACAGTGCCTCATTCAGGATTTGGACTTGGGTTAGAACGCCTCGTTTTATTTGTTACAGGTATGAGTAATATTAGAGACGTTATACCTTTTCCTAGAACCCCTAAAAACGCTGAATTTTAA